In Rhodococcus sp. OK302, one genomic interval encodes:
- a CDS encoding class I SAM-dependent methyltransferase, protein MTKPAVTRIFGRRATLKRSVALLSDFRHEQSAPDIFYGALARDSVELISDLHEGHTGQSLDGLTVLDVGGGPGYFAEVFQAAGARYIPVEPDPSEMHAAGLTVGGAVRGSGLALPFRDSSVDICFSSNVAEHVSEPWLMAEEMLRVTKPGGLMVLSYTLWWGPFGGHETGPWHAFGGEYAARRYLRTTGREPKNKFGTSLFKVGATDGLRWARGTQQGELLAAIPRYHPSWAWWMVRVPGLREFLVSNLVVVLEKK, encoded by the coding sequence GTGACCAAGCCCGCAGTGACCCGCATTTTCGGCCGACGGGCAACCCTCAAACGATCCGTCGCGTTGCTCAGCGACTTCCGCCACGAGCAAAGCGCGCCCGATATCTTCTACGGCGCACTGGCCCGCGACTCGGTCGAATTGATCTCGGACCTGCACGAAGGTCACACCGGTCAGTCTTTGGACGGGTTGACGGTTCTCGATGTCGGCGGCGGTCCCGGCTACTTCGCGGAAGTGTTCCAAGCCGCCGGCGCCCGCTATATTCCGGTCGAACCCGATCCGTCGGAGATGCACGCAGCCGGCCTGACCGTCGGCGGCGCTGTTCGCGGATCCGGCCTGGCTTTGCCGTTCCGGGACTCGTCCGTGGACATCTGCTTCTCGTCGAATGTGGCCGAACACGTGAGCGAACCGTGGCTGATGGCCGAGGAAATGTTGCGCGTCACCAAACCCGGCGGGCTGATGGTCCTCTCGTACACCCTGTGGTGGGGGCCGTTCGGAGGCCACGAAACCGGACCGTGGCACGCCTTCGGCGGCGAGTACGCTGCCCGGCGTTATCTCCGCACCACCGGCCGCGAACCCAAGAACAAATTCGGCACGTCATTGTTCAAAGTCGGCGCCACCGACGGCCTACGCTGGGCCCGTGGAACACAGCAGGGTGAACTACTCGCCGCAATCCCCCGCTATCACCCGTCGTGGGCTTGGTGGATGGTCCG